The window GGACATGGTCATCACCTTCATGCCATGAGTGTACAGGATGATGTACATCAAAGGTCCGGATAGGGCCCGGGAGTAAACCGCAACGCCGCCGACCTCCGCGAGATGCGCTTCCACCACCTCCACCACACCTGCGCGACGCTCCTGCTCAACCTCGGCGTCCCGCCCCAGGTCGTTCGGGACATCGTCGGCCACAGCGACATCGAGGTGATCATGACGATCTACGCTCACGCCTCCCTCGACGACAAGCGCACCGCCCTGCGCAAGCTGGGCGATGCCCTCGGATAGCCAACCGCTTTCACAGCTGGGTCGGCACGCTCGGTAGAAGCCACCAACGGTGCCTCACGTATGGCTACGGTGATGAACGTCGCCGTCAGGGTTGCCCGTCGGCATTCAGCGAGGAACTACCTGAGCGCGCACGCCAGGGAGATCGTCGAATGCAGCAGACGCATCCATCGTCAGCACCGTTCTCGCGGTGGCCGCGGCCGTAGCTGCGATCAGCAGATCGTACGCGCCTCGCGACTTGCCCTCTCGTCGGACATGCGCCATAAGGCGGGCGTGGACTCTGGCGACGTCCGTCGTGTACTCCTCGACAGGGATCAACGCGAGAACTTGATCCACAAAGGCCTGCCGATCGGGCCGTCGTGCCGCATCGGCCAGTTCCACGCCGACTAGCAACTCGGCCACAGTGATCGCCGAGATCGCCACATCATCGGCGTCTCCTATCACCGCGTCCACGGATGCCCTGCCTCGCTCGGCGGCAATGAGCACACCGGTGTCAAGGATCAGGCGTCGGGCCACGTGCCCCTCATCTCGTTGTCGATCGCCTCGCGGGCCGCCGCTACGTCGGCTTCGAAATCGGCGTCCAACGTCCTCGCTCTGCTTGCCAGAAACGCCTTGACCATACGTCCCGGCGCTGTCGGTGCGGGGCCGATCACAGCGATCTGCTTCCCACCACGAGTTACCACGATCGTTTCCCCATGCTCGACCTCATCAAGAACCGTCGCAAAGCTTCGAGACGCTTCAGTGGCAGTCATCACCTTCATAAAATCAGATTATCTGATCCACGAAGGTCGGGCCGGCGGAACCGATGACCCCTTGCGTCAAGCGCGCCTTGCAGCCATCCCTCCAAGAGCCGATCTTTCGCATGGCTACCAGAACGGGCGCCCCTGGGAGGGGGTTCCGGCCTACTCGGCTCGCCCTGTCAGGTGCATCATGGGCCTGACGCTTCCTGGTTCATGCTTGTCGCTCCCTGTAGGCGACCATCCGTCGACGTTGCCGTCAGCAGACACAAAAACGCCCCGGAGCGATCTTCGCTTCGGGGCATCTTGGCTGGTCATGTGAGGTGGTCAGGGGCGGGGTCGAACCGCCGACCTTCCGCTTTTCAGGCGGACGCTCGTACCAACTGAGCTACCTGACCTTGAGCGGTCCTGACGGGACTTGAACCCGCGACCTCCACCTTGACAGGGTGGCGAGCACTCCAAACTGCTCTACAGGACCTTGCTTTTTCTTGCCTTGCGACTCGTTTAGCTTACCAGTCTTTCGGAGGTCTTCGACCAGCCGTTTTCCGGTAGCGCCAAGCGCGTCGCGGTGCCCCCAACGGGATTCGAACCCGTGCCGCCGCCTTGAAAGGGCGGTGTCCTAGGCCGCTAGACGATGGGGGCTTAGGATTCCCTGTCGCCTTCCGTCGGAGACCTCTGAAGCATAGGGGACGATCGCCCCTGATGCCAAAGTGGCGGGCCGGCGGCCGGCGTCGGGGTGCCACTCACGGTTCCCGTTGGCGACGGGGCGCTCGTTGGCTCAGGGGAAATCATACGTCCCGGCTCGTCCTCCATGTGACGCTGGACGTACACCGATTGCTCCCCCAGCCCGCCCAGCGTGATGTCGTCCCAGGCCTGCAGGCGCTTGGTCTCCCGGTCGAAGTAGAGGACGGAGGCCTGGACGGGGGTGGGCGCGGCGTGTTCGAGGGCGCGCAGGCCGGCGCCGCCCGTCGAGCCCTGGACCATGACACGGGTGCCGGTGGGCAGGACGGCCGTGGAGCGCTTGTGGGCGTGTCCGGCGAGGACCAGCGGGGTGGCGCCGGAGAAGCCGCGGGCGATGATGTCGTCGTGGACGGCGACCAGGTCGGCCCCGGCCAGGCCGGGGATCCGGGCACGGCCGTACTGCCGCAGGTTGGCCGGGTCCGCGTCGGCCGCCACCGACTTGTCCGGGGTGAAGCGGGGGTCGCCGAGGCCGTAGATCTTCAGGCCCGCGACCGTGCGGCTCTGGTCGTCCAGCACGACGGCGTTCTTCTGCCCGGCCACGGCCTTCTGCGTGGTCATCGAGTCGTGGTTGCCGCGCACGAACACGTACGGCACGCCGAGGCGGCCGATCTCCTCGACGAACTTGTTCTCGGCCTTGGTGCCGTGGTCGGAGATGTCGCCGGTGTCGACGATCAGGTCGACGGCGAACTGGTCCTTCAGGGAGCGGATGACGTTCCAGCCGATGGGGTTGATGTGGATGTCCGACACGTGGAGCACCCGGATGGAGCGCGGGTCGGCGTCGTACACGGGCAGCGTCGAGACCGTGTCGTACAGCTTGGAGACGTTCGACACGAGCTTGGTGAGCTGGGAGCGGTACGACTCGAACTTCGTCACGATCGACTCGGCGCTGCCGACCAGGGACGGCGCGGCGGCCACCAGACCGGAGTAGCGCGGCTCCACCAGCGAGCCGGGCCGGAACGTGAACGCCGCCAGCGCGCCCGTGGCGGCGAGCCCGACGGCGGCGGCCAGGAGGCCCGCCAGGGCGACGCGCGGGCGCCGGTACACCATGAGGACGGCCAGCAGCGCCCCTGCGCCGGCACACAGCAGCGAGCGGATGACCAGCGCGCGAACACCGTCGAGCAGGTCGCGCTCGACGATCTCG is drawn from Nonomuraea muscovyensis and contains these coding sequences:
- a CDS encoding PIN domain-containing protein, translating into MARRLILDTGVLIAAERGRASVDAVIGDADDVAISAITVAELLVGVELADAARRPDRQAFVDQVLALIPVEEYTTDVARVHARLMAHVRREGKSRGAYDLLIAATAAATARTVLTMDASAAFDDLPGVRAQVVPR
- a CDS encoding type II toxin-antitoxin system Phd/YefM family antitoxin, whose amino-acid sequence is MKVMTATEASRSFATVLDEVEHGETIVVTRGGKQIAVIGPAPTAPGRMVKAFLASRARTLDADFEADVAAAREAIDNEMRGTWPDA
- a CDS encoding metallophosphoesterase family protein; the protein is MLVVAAVGAWLGIFLSGTVRAQIGPVETGMSLRPAWGGETVVDASPLGTLTFRTHDAPLRLRITLENIDQERAKSLLEDPRLADRLPEIVERDLLDGVRALVIRSLLCAGAGALLAVLMVYRRPRVALAGLLAAAVGLAATGALAAFTFRPGSLVEPRYSGLVAAAPSLVGSAESIVTKFESYRSQLTKLVSNVSKLYDTVSTLPVYDADPRSIRVLHVSDIHINPIGWNVIRSLKDQFAVDLIVDTGDISDHGTKAENKFVEEIGRLGVPYVFVRGNHDSMTTQKAVAGQKNAVVLDDQSRTVAGLKIYGLGDPRFTPDKSVAADADPANLRQYGRARIPGLAGADLVAVHDDIIARGFSGATPLVLAGHAHKRSTAVLPTGTRVMVQGSTGGAGLRALEHAAPTPVQASVLYFDRETKRLQAWDDITLGGLGEQSVYVQRHMEDEPGRMISPEPTSAPSPTGTVSGTPTPAAGPPLWHQGRSSPMLQRSPTEGDRES